Proteins encoded in a region of the Sceloporus undulatus isolate JIND9_A2432 ecotype Alabama chromosome 11, SceUnd_v1.1, whole genome shotgun sequence genome:
- the LOC121917040 gene encoding glutathione S-transferase theta-3-like isoform X1, translating into MVLELYLDLLSQPCRAVFIFAKKNNIPFIIRSMEMLKGQLFSEEFNKVNILRKVPVLKDGDFILEESTAILLYLTRKYNTPSHWYPPDMKKRARVDEFLAWQHSNLRPCAAKILWLRVVIPLFLGQQIPSEKVQDALEELNISLQKLDEKFLQDRPFIIGSEISLADLVAITELMQVNTRTWDKLPELTKWPPCLTRIFSLFHSRWAPVGTSSTAAPSSSNGASVWRWRWARSSSWRPMRASLMRRSSRTSPSTHRSRPR; encoded by the exons ATGGTGCTGGAGCTGTACCTGGACCTCCTCTCCCAGCCCTGCAGAGCGGTCTTCATCTTCGCCAAGAAGAACAACATCCCTTTCATCATCAGGAGCATGGAGATGCTCAAAG GCCAGCTCTTCAGTGAGGAGTTCAACAAGGTCAACATCCTGAGGAAAGTCCCGGTTTTGAAAGATGGAGACTTCATCCTGGAAGAGAG CACAGCCATCCTCCTCTACTTGACGCGCAAGTACAACACGCCCAGCCATTGGTATCCGCCAGACATGAAGAAACGGGCGCGGGTCGACGAATTCCTGGCCTGGCAGCACAGCAACCTCCGGCCGTGCGCCGCCAAGATCCTCTGGCTCCGG GTGGTGATCCCTCTGTTCCTGGGGCAGCAGATCCCTTCGGAGAAGGTCCAGGATGCCTTGGAGGAGCTGAACATCTCCCTCCAGAAGCTGGACGAGAAGTTCCTCCAGGACCGGCCCTTCATCATCGGCAGTGAGATCTCCCTGGCTGACCTGGTCGCCATTACGGAGCTCATGCAGGTCAACACTCGCACTTGGGACAAGCTTCCCGAACTAACAAAATGGCCGCCCTGCCTAACacgcattttttcccttttccacagCCGATGGGCGCCGGTTGGGACGTCTTCGACGGCCGCCCCAAGCTCCTCGAATGGCGCAAGCGTGTGGAGATGGCGCTGGGCAAGGAGCTCTTCATGGAGGCCCATGCGCGCATCCTTAATGCGCAGGAGCTCAAGAACATCACCATCGACCCACCGCTCAAGGCCCAGATGA
- the LOC121917040 gene encoding glutathione S-transferase theta-1-like isoform X2: MVLELYLDLLSQPCRAVFIFAKKNNIPFIIRSMEMLKGQLFSEEFNKVNILRKVPVLKDGDFILEESTAILLYLTRKYNTPSHWYPPDMKKRARVDEFLAWQHSNLRPCAAKILWLRVVIPLFLGQQIPSEKVQDALEELNISLQKLDEKFLQDRPFIIGSEISLADLVAITELMQPMGAGWDVFDGRPKLLEWRKRVEMALGKELFMEAHARILNAQELKNITIDPPLKAQMKPVLLKMLK, encoded by the exons ATGGTGCTGGAGCTGTACCTGGACCTCCTCTCCCAGCCCTGCAGAGCGGTCTTCATCTTCGCCAAGAAGAACAACATCCCTTTCATCATCAGGAGCATGGAGATGCTCAAAG GCCAGCTCTTCAGTGAGGAGTTCAACAAGGTCAACATCCTGAGGAAAGTCCCGGTTTTGAAAGATGGAGACTTCATCCTGGAAGAGAG CACAGCCATCCTCCTCTACTTGACGCGCAAGTACAACACGCCCAGCCATTGGTATCCGCCAGACATGAAGAAACGGGCGCGGGTCGACGAATTCCTGGCCTGGCAGCACAGCAACCTCCGGCCGTGCGCCGCCAAGATCCTCTGGCTCCGG GTGGTGATCCCTCTGTTCCTGGGGCAGCAGATCCCTTCGGAGAAGGTCCAGGATGCCTTGGAGGAGCTGAACATCTCCCTCCAGAAGCTGGACGAGAAGTTCCTCCAGGACCGGCCCTTCATCATCGGCAGTGAGATCTCCCTGGCTGACCTGGTCGCCATTACGGAGCTCATGCAG CCGATGGGCGCCGGTTGGGACGTCTTCGACGGCCGCCCCAAGCTCCTCGAATGGCGCAAGCGTGTGGAGATGGCGCTGGGCAAGGAGCTCTTCATGGAGGCCCATGCGCGCATCCTTAATGCGCAGGAGCTCAAGAACATCACCATCGACCCACCGCTCAAGGCCCAGATGAAGCCCGTCCTCCTCAAGATGCTCAAGTGA
- the LOC121917042 gene encoding D-dopachrome decarboxylase-like, with translation MPFVELETSLPPERLPQDLPAKLCRAAAEILGKPEERVSVTVKGGVSMVVNGAASPGALLSVSSVGVLSSAEKNQLHSRCLFDLLQKELGLAAERIMIRFYPMEPWQIGKNGTVLTFL, from the exons ATGCCCTTCGTGGAGCTGGAGACGAGTCTCCCTCCGGAGCGCCTCCCTCAGGACCTTCCGGCCAAGCTGTGCCGGGCGGCAGCCGAGATCCTAGGAAAGCCCGAGGAG CGCGTGTCGGTGACGGTGAAGGGCGGCGTGTCGATGGTTGTGAACGGGGCAGCTTCCCCGGGAGCCCTGCTTTCTGTCTCGTCGGTGGGGGTGCTAAGTTCGGCCGAGAAGAACCAGCTCCACAGCAGATGCCTCTTCGACCTCCTCCAGAAGGAGCTGGGGCTCGCCGCGGAACG GATCATGATCCGCTTCTATCCGATGGAGCCCTGGCAGATCGGGAAGAACGGCACAGTCTTGACTTTCCTCTGA